A single Musa acuminata AAA Group cultivar baxijiao chromosome BXJ2-1, Cavendish_Baxijiao_AAA, whole genome shotgun sequence DNA region contains:
- the LOC103973916 gene encoding uncharacterized protein LOC103973916 isoform X2: protein MCILCVVQRWSRRIATLLPWLLIPLLLFWAMSPFLPPGLRFEITSPRLACVMVLLVTLFWYEILMPQLSLWRSRRSARLRERRRALAIEMQKLRKTATRSCRNCHTPYRDQNPGGGRFMCSYCGHVSKRPVLDLPRSVGSSGVNDLVGKNGWMCNQDWSAEGGRNWVNPLPHYWLRDDQCSMERSCSSVVLFPCKLLFCFLASVNWLCRKAFRFSLREDGSDAVHRGSSNKRGDNGGNLQESRWEKVRRKAEEKRQAKLEKEMLEEEERKQREEVAKLVEERRRIRDEMLKAEKELSENNAADRERENRKVAEKGRHERRKDKDKGSSKSNSDVEDIDKRISRESERKREFDKKYENERRDSLKTTTEIHKSYTSGTLHGNKVTASKPRYFSRMTGNFLSSSRGLSGASFFGRNTQIPTTVNKVSKPTIGFMDHVSENKRDSQVAGDKMVKATSNGDSKVQAANIHQPPGQVAPRRTWHQLFTYSAAVCPYPDTTASTCQNVNNQLEAQSAQLVNQRSPANYSVDSQNNMGPPLPFTAYSSVASASEAFSSSGSSLSAELLFPSAKDPELRSIADEAELFEDPAYIPDPISLLGPVSESLDNFPLDLGAGFLSSDKVEPQVLKSVSASGNISKPSPIESPISRLRVSDEKQTVFGQASCNSSSQDSHPVNANASQGTWQMWGTPLAQDGLGLGGPSSWFLPIGQKHLKQEVTEFPFPHNSMASLSEKESPTLLGIQSSQHVCDGNHQNGETYSLLGARMNISDHLMQKSPLQSLPVDGESLSLPPSLIDTMQHTDSTHSSPNRSSADCHFEPSPANCWFRLEWALDGPQRDEKSTLANPNVEGLFSASPDTESVWSFSQNETV from the exons ATGTGTATACTTTGTGTGGTTCAGAGGTGGTCACGGAGGATCGCCACCTTGCTGCCCTGGCTGCTGATCCCCTTGCTCCTGTTCTGGGCCATGTCGCCGTTCCTCCCACCAGGGCTCCGGTTTGAGATCACCTCGCCCCGGCTCGCCTGTGTAATGGTCCTCCTTGTGACCCTCTTCTGGTACGAGATCTTGATGCCTCAGTTGTCTCTCTGGCGGAGCCGCCGGTCGGCTCGCCTGCGGGAGCGCAGGCGTGCCCTTGCGATTGAGATGCAGAAGCTTCGGAAGACTGCCACCCGCAGCTGCCGCAACTGTCACACTCCATACCGAGACCAGAACCCAGGTGGAGGCCGTTTCATGTGCTCTTACTGCGGACATGTTTCTAAGAGGCCGGTCCTGGACCTTCCACGGTCAGTTGGGAGTTCAGGAGTCAATGATCTTGTTGGAAAGAATGGATGGATGTGTAATCAGGATTGGTCGGCCGAGGGAGGTAGGAATTGGGTCAACCCCCTCCCCCACTATTGGCTAAGGGATGATCAGTGTTCGATGGAGAGGTCATGTTCGAGTGTGGTGCTTTTTCCTTGCAAGCTGCTCTTTTGTTTCTTAGCAAGTGTGAACTGGCTGTGCCGGAAAGCTTTTAGGTTTAGCTTGAGGGAAGATGGTTCTGATGCAGTCCACAGAGGGTCATCAAATAAGAGAGGGGACAATGGAGGAAACCTGCAGGAGAGCAGATGGGAGAAAGTTAGAAGGAAAGCTGAGGAGAAGCGTCAGGCAAAGCTGGAAAAGGAGATGCtggaagaggaagagagaaagcaaAGGGAGGAGGTAGCAAAGCTGgtggaagaaaggaggagaataCGTGATGAAATGCTGAAAGCCGAGAAAGAGTTGTCAGAGAACAATGCTGCTGACAGGGAAAGGGAGAACAGGAAGGTTGCCGAGAAAGGAAGGCATGAAAGGAGGAAGGACAAGGATAAGGGATCCAGCAAAAGCAATTCTGACGTTGAGGACATAGACAAGAGGATAAGCAGGGAAAGCGAAAGAAAGCGTGAGTTTGACAAGAAGTATGAGAATGAAAGACGAGATTCATTGAAAACCACAACAGAGATACACAAGTCATATACCTCAGGGACTTTGCATGGAAATAAGGTAACAGCAAGCAAGCCTAGATACTTTTCTCGCATGACAGGTAATTTCCTATCCTCTTCTAGAGGTTTGAGTGGTGCCTCCTTTTTCGGGAGAAATACTCAGATCCCAACTACCGTTAACAAAGTTAGTAAACCAACTATTGGTTTCATGGATCATGTTTCTGAAAATAAACGAGACTCTCAAGTGGCTGGAGATAAAATGGTCAAGGCTACTTCAAATGGTGATAGTAAAGTTCAGGCGGCCAATATTCATCAGCCT CCAGGACAAGTTGCTCCAAGAAGAACATGGCATCAACTATTTACTTATTCAGCTGCTGTTTGTCCTTACCCTGATACAACTGCTTCTACATGTCAAAATGTGAACAACCAACTAGAAGCTCAAAGTGCACAGTTAGTTAATCAAAGATCGCCAGCTAATTATTCTGTTGATAGCCAAAATAATATGGGGCCACCATTACCTTTCACTGCCTATAGTTCAGTGGCTTCAGCCAGTGAAGCCTTTAGTAGTTCAGGCTCTTCTTTGTCAGCTGAATTATTATTTCCTTCTGCTAAAGACCCAGAACTAAGGTCAATAGCAGATGAAGCAGAACTCTTTGAAGATCCAGCCTATATTCCAGATCCGATATCCTTACTCGGGCCAGTTTCTGAATCACTTGATAATTTTCCGTTGGACTTGGGGGCTGGGTTTCTTTCCAGTGACAAGGTGGAACCTCAAGTCTTAAAAAGTGTATCTGCTTCTGGAAACATATCCAAGCCTTCTCCAATTGAGTCTCCTATCTCCAGATTGCGAGTTTCAGATGAAAAGCAAACTGTGTTTGGCCAAGCTTCATGTAATTCAAGCTCACAGGATTCACATCCTGTGAATGCAAATGCATCACAGGGTACATGGCAAATGTGGGGAACTCCGCTGGCTCAGGATGGCTTGGGACTAGGTGGACCTTCCAGCTGGTTTTTACCTATAGGGCAGAAACATCTTAAACAAGAAGTTACTGAATTTCCTTTTCCTCACAATTCTATGGCATCATTAAGTGAAAAGGAGAGTCCTACCCTTCTGGGTATACAGTCTTCTCAGCATGTTTGTGATGGTAATCACCAGAATGGAGAGACATATAGTTTACTTGGTGCTCGTATGAATATCAGCGATCATCTGATGCAGAAATCACCCTTGCAGTCATTGCCTGTTGATGGTGAAAGTCTTTCACTTCCTCCTAGTCTCATAGATACTATGCAGCACACTGACTCAACCCATAGTAGTCCAAACAGGTCATCTGCTGACTGCCATTTTGAGCCATCCCCTGCAAATTGTTGGTTCAG
- the LOC103973916 gene encoding uncharacterized protein LOC103973916 isoform X1, whose product MCILCVVQRWSRRIATLLPWLLIPLLLFWAMSPFLPPGLRFEITSPRLACVMVLLVTLFWYEILMPQLSLWRSRRSARLRERRRALAIEMQKLRKTATRSCRNCHTPYRDQNPGGGRFMCSYCGHVSKRPVLDLPRSVGSSGVNDLVGKNGWMCNQDWSAEGGRNWVNPLPHYWLRDDQCSMERSCSSVVLFPCKLLFCFLASVNWLCRKAFRFSLREDGSDAVHRGSSNKRGDNGGNLQESRWEKVRRKAEEKRQAKLEKEMLEEEERKQREEVAKLVEERRRIRDEMLKAEKELSENNAADRERENRKVAEKGRHERRKDKDKGSSKSNSDVEDIDKRISRESERKREFDKKYENERRDSLKTTTEIHKSYTSGTLHGNKVTASKPRYFSRMTGNFLSSSRGLSGASFFGRNTQIPTTVNKVSKPTIGFMDHVSENKRDSQVAGDKMVKATSNGDSKVQAANIHQPPGQVAPRRTWHQLFTYSAAVCPYPDTTASTCQNVNNQLEAQSAQLVNQRSPANYSVDSQNNMGPPLPFTAYSSVASASEAFSSSGSSLSAELLFPSAKDPELRSIADEAELFEDPAYIPDPISLLGPVSESLDNFPLDLGAGFLSSDKVEPQVLKSVSASGNISKPSPIESPISRLRVSDEKQTVFGQASCNSSSQDSHPVNANASQGTWQMWGTPLAQDGLGLGGPSSWFLPIGQKHLKQEVTEFPFPHNSMASLSEKESPTLLGIQSSQHVCDGNHQNGETYSLLGARMNISDHLMQKSPLQSLPVDGESLSLPPSLIDTMQHTDSTHSSPNRSSADCHFEPSPANCWFSDRGLLGLGRLEWALDGPQRDEKSTLANPNVEGLFSASPDTESVWSFSQNETV is encoded by the exons ATGTGTATACTTTGTGTGGTTCAGAGGTGGTCACGGAGGATCGCCACCTTGCTGCCCTGGCTGCTGATCCCCTTGCTCCTGTTCTGGGCCATGTCGCCGTTCCTCCCACCAGGGCTCCGGTTTGAGATCACCTCGCCCCGGCTCGCCTGTGTAATGGTCCTCCTTGTGACCCTCTTCTGGTACGAGATCTTGATGCCTCAGTTGTCTCTCTGGCGGAGCCGCCGGTCGGCTCGCCTGCGGGAGCGCAGGCGTGCCCTTGCGATTGAGATGCAGAAGCTTCGGAAGACTGCCACCCGCAGCTGCCGCAACTGTCACACTCCATACCGAGACCAGAACCCAGGTGGAGGCCGTTTCATGTGCTCTTACTGCGGACATGTTTCTAAGAGGCCGGTCCTGGACCTTCCACGGTCAGTTGGGAGTTCAGGAGTCAATGATCTTGTTGGAAAGAATGGATGGATGTGTAATCAGGATTGGTCGGCCGAGGGAGGTAGGAATTGGGTCAACCCCCTCCCCCACTATTGGCTAAGGGATGATCAGTGTTCGATGGAGAGGTCATGTTCGAGTGTGGTGCTTTTTCCTTGCAAGCTGCTCTTTTGTTTCTTAGCAAGTGTGAACTGGCTGTGCCGGAAAGCTTTTAGGTTTAGCTTGAGGGAAGATGGTTCTGATGCAGTCCACAGAGGGTCATCAAATAAGAGAGGGGACAATGGAGGAAACCTGCAGGAGAGCAGATGGGAGAAAGTTAGAAGGAAAGCTGAGGAGAAGCGTCAGGCAAAGCTGGAAAAGGAGATGCtggaagaggaagagagaaagcaaAGGGAGGAGGTAGCAAAGCTGgtggaagaaaggaggagaataCGTGATGAAATGCTGAAAGCCGAGAAAGAGTTGTCAGAGAACAATGCTGCTGACAGGGAAAGGGAGAACAGGAAGGTTGCCGAGAAAGGAAGGCATGAAAGGAGGAAGGACAAGGATAAGGGATCCAGCAAAAGCAATTCTGACGTTGAGGACATAGACAAGAGGATAAGCAGGGAAAGCGAAAGAAAGCGTGAGTTTGACAAGAAGTATGAGAATGAAAGACGAGATTCATTGAAAACCACAACAGAGATACACAAGTCATATACCTCAGGGACTTTGCATGGAAATAAGGTAACAGCAAGCAAGCCTAGATACTTTTCTCGCATGACAGGTAATTTCCTATCCTCTTCTAGAGGTTTGAGTGGTGCCTCCTTTTTCGGGAGAAATACTCAGATCCCAACTACCGTTAACAAAGTTAGTAAACCAACTATTGGTTTCATGGATCATGTTTCTGAAAATAAACGAGACTCTCAAGTGGCTGGAGATAAAATGGTCAAGGCTACTTCAAATGGTGATAGTAAAGTTCAGGCGGCCAATATTCATCAGCCT CCAGGACAAGTTGCTCCAAGAAGAACATGGCATCAACTATTTACTTATTCAGCTGCTGTTTGTCCTTACCCTGATACAACTGCTTCTACATGTCAAAATGTGAACAACCAACTAGAAGCTCAAAGTGCACAGTTAGTTAATCAAAGATCGCCAGCTAATTATTCTGTTGATAGCCAAAATAATATGGGGCCACCATTACCTTTCACTGCCTATAGTTCAGTGGCTTCAGCCAGTGAAGCCTTTAGTAGTTCAGGCTCTTCTTTGTCAGCTGAATTATTATTTCCTTCTGCTAAAGACCCAGAACTAAGGTCAATAGCAGATGAAGCAGAACTCTTTGAAGATCCAGCCTATATTCCAGATCCGATATCCTTACTCGGGCCAGTTTCTGAATCACTTGATAATTTTCCGTTGGACTTGGGGGCTGGGTTTCTTTCCAGTGACAAGGTGGAACCTCAAGTCTTAAAAAGTGTATCTGCTTCTGGAAACATATCCAAGCCTTCTCCAATTGAGTCTCCTATCTCCAGATTGCGAGTTTCAGATGAAAAGCAAACTGTGTTTGGCCAAGCTTCATGTAATTCAAGCTCACAGGATTCACATCCTGTGAATGCAAATGCATCACAGGGTACATGGCAAATGTGGGGAACTCCGCTGGCTCAGGATGGCTTGGGACTAGGTGGACCTTCCAGCTGGTTTTTACCTATAGGGCAGAAACATCTTAAACAAGAAGTTACTGAATTTCCTTTTCCTCACAATTCTATGGCATCATTAAGTGAAAAGGAGAGTCCTACCCTTCTGGGTATACAGTCTTCTCAGCATGTTTGTGATGGTAATCACCAGAATGGAGAGACATATAGTTTACTTGGTGCTCGTATGAATATCAGCGATCATCTGATGCAGAAATCACCCTTGCAGTCATTGCCTGTTGATGGTGAAAGTCTTTCACTTCCTCCTAGTCTCATAGATACTATGCAGCACACTGACTCAACCCATAGTAGTCCAAACAGGTCATCTGCTGACTGCCATTTTGAGCCATCCCCTGCAAATTGTTGGTTCAG